One segment of Candidatus Hydrogenedentota bacterium DNA contains the following:
- a CDS encoding TVP38/TMEM64 family protein produces MSTQRIDLTVGGNVLAVLAALAIAGGAGYSFATGGLVASILDTSVPATMKLAALREFFHGWGPWAPLAYVLFVTAEVLIAPLPGLILYAPGGVIFGGFLGGLYSLLGNLIGAAIACQLARMLGASRLGDKMRAAAAGIQPALEKRGLWIVFFLRINPFTSSDLVSYAAGLAAIPTWKVLVGTGFGMAPLCWLQSYLAEGVLRAFPALVYPLVALCILYGLAVVWILRKLILRPGAA; encoded by the coding sequence ATGAGTACCCAACGAATTGATCTAACGGTGGGCGGCAACGTCCTGGCAGTCCTCGCTGCGCTCGCGATCGCGGGCGGGGCCGGCTATTCCTTCGCCACAGGCGGATTGGTGGCCTCAATCCTCGATACGAGCGTCCCGGCCACAATGAAGCTCGCCGCGCTCCGCGAGTTCTTCCACGGCTGGGGCCCCTGGGCGCCCCTCGCCTACGTCCTCTTCGTCACCGCCGAAGTGCTCATCGCGCCCCTGCCCGGCCTGATACTTTACGCGCCAGGCGGCGTCATCTTCGGCGGTTTCCTCGGGGGCCTCTACTCGCTCCTCGGCAATCTCATCGGCGCCGCGATCGCCTGCCAGCTCGCCCGGATGCTCGGAGCAAGCCGCCTCGGCGACAAAATGCGCGCCGCCGCCGCCGGCATCCAGCCCGCCCTCGAAAAACGGGGGCTCTGGATCGTCTTCTTTCTCCGGATAAACCCCTTCACCTCTTCGGATCTCGTTTCCTACGCCGCCGGCCTCGCCGCCATCCCCACCTGGAAAGTGCTCGTCGGCACCGGCTTCGGCATGGCCCCCCTGTGCTGGCTTCAGTCCTACCTCGCCGAGGGCGTGCTCCGCGCATTCCCCGCCCTGGTCTATCCGCTCGTGGCCCTCTGTATCCTGTACGGCCTCGCCGTCGTATGGATTCTACGCAAACTAATCCTCCGGCCCGGCGCTGCATAG
- a CDS encoding ATP-binding protein, whose product MKTITVQVREDHLETVARTKPMTAIAELIWNALDAEATEVNVSFQMNELDGLEAIHIIDNGTGLHYDDGILVFQSLGGSWKRPNGRTHELRRELHGKYGKGRFRAFTLGQRVTWHSIYAEAGDRYKFSISGAAGRLGEFQVSNPKGAPESHTGMTVEMLDPPLECGVLLGVKALQEITDIFALYLRQYPGVRITYDNTVIDPANAEHGFARYTLDEMVMQNGERVTAELEVVEWNLPGKRGVYLCDEHGFMRHNALPRLHFRGFSYSAYIKSSHVTVLDREGLLQAGDLAPDVRQLLDAARTQLREHFALQEARRAQDTLARWREDQIYPFAGEARDEQEANERRIFDIYATHLHQIFPDFSGASLRSKRLTLSLLKELVASEPTRVARVLDQVLEFPEEKEEAILELIAR is encoded by the coding sequence TTGAAGACGATTACCGTTCAAGTTCGTGAAGACCATCTGGAGACCGTCGCCCGAACCAAACCCATGACGGCCATAGCCGAACTGATCTGGAACGCGCTCGACGCCGAAGCGACCGAGGTGAACGTCTCCTTCCAGATGAACGAGCTGGACGGCCTCGAAGCCATCCACATCATCGACAACGGGACCGGGCTCCACTACGACGACGGCATTCTCGTGTTCCAGAGCCTGGGCGGCTCCTGGAAACGCCCCAACGGGCGAACCCACGAGCTCCGGCGCGAGCTCCATGGCAAATACGGCAAAGGCCGCTTCCGCGCGTTTACCCTGGGCCAGCGCGTCACTTGGCATTCGATCTATGCCGAAGCCGGCGACCGTTACAAGTTCTCCATTTCCGGCGCGGCCGGCCGCCTGGGCGAATTTCAGGTCTCCAACCCGAAGGGAGCTCCGGAATCCCACACCGGGATGACGGTGGAAATGCTCGATCCGCCGCTGGAATGCGGCGTACTCCTCGGCGTCAAGGCCCTCCAGGAAATCACCGATATCTTCGCCCTCTACCTCCGCCAGTACCCCGGCGTGCGGATCACCTACGATAACACCGTCATCGATCCCGCAAACGCCGAACACGGCTTCGCGCGCTACACCCTCGACGAAATGGTGATGCAGAACGGCGAACGGGTCACCGCGGAACTCGAGGTCGTCGAGTGGAATCTCCCCGGCAAGCGCGGCGTCTACCTCTGCGACGAACACGGCTTCATGCGGCACAACGCCCTGCCCCGCCTCCATTTTCGCGGCTTCAGCTACAGCGCCTACATCAAGTCCAGCCACGTAACCGTGCTCGACCGGGAAGGCCTGCTCCAGGCCGGCGATCTGGCGCCCGACGTGCGGCAGCTGCTGGACGCCGCCCGCACACAACTCCGAGAGCATTTCGCGCTCCAGGAGGCCCGCCGCGCCCAGGATACGCTCGCACGCTGGCGAGAAGACCAAATCTATCCGTTTGCAGGCGAGGCCCGCGATGAGCAGGAAGCCAACGAACGCCGTATCTTCGACATCTACGCCACCCACCTCCACCAGATATTCCCCGACTTCTCCGGCGCATCCCTCCGCAGCAAGCGCCTGACACTGTCACTCCTGAAGGAACTGGTCGCCTCCGAACCGACCCGCGTGGCGCGCGTCCTCGACCAGGTGCTGGAGTTCCCGGAGGAAAAGGAAGAAGCCATCCTCGAGCTGATTGCCCGATAA
- a CDS encoding sulfatase, which translates to MIFRRFARLPLGAALATALCWSASVRADAPTDKLNYLFILADDLGWTDLGVYGSSFYETPALDTLAKSSARFTQAYTACPVCSPTRASILTGKYPARMATTDWFGAPQPETVDSHKLTRTKPLLPAPYVEHLPLEEFTLAEALKEAGYATFFAGKWHLGGEGYLPEDQGFDINKGGHHRGGPPGGYFSPYKNPKLEDGPEGEHLPDRLATETIDFIKAHRDQRFLAYLSLYSVHTPLQSRPDLKAKYEAKAAALPDPGPIWGVEGDREVRLVQNHAVYAGMVEAMDQAVGRVLESLKRLDLERNTVVVFLSDNGGLSTSEGHPTSNLPLRAGKGWLYEGGIRTPLLVRWPGTTDGGPVINTPVTTTDFYPTLLAMSGLPPRPEQHLDGADLTPLLKGQGAPERDTLYWHYPHYGNQGGTPGAAIRQGDWKLIEFFEDRPPELYNLATDPGEQRDLAGDHPEKAVELRAKLDAWQAETGARFPSPNPNATPR; encoded by the coding sequence ATGATATTTCGCCGATTTGCCCGGCTCCCCCTCGGCGCAGCACTCGCCACGGCCCTGTGCTGGTCCGCCAGCGTGCGGGCCGATGCCCCCACGGACAAGCTCAACTATCTCTTCATCCTGGCCGATGACCTCGGCTGGACCGATCTCGGCGTCTACGGCTCCTCCTTCTACGAAACGCCCGCCCTGGACACCCTCGCGAAGTCGTCCGCCCGCTTCACCCAGGCCTACACCGCCTGCCCCGTGTGCAGCCCCACCCGCGCAAGCATCCTGACCGGCAAATACCCGGCGCGCATGGCCACCACGGACTGGTTCGGCGCGCCCCAGCCGGAAACCGTGGACAGCCACAAGCTCACCCGCACCAAACCGCTGCTGCCTGCGCCCTACGTGGAGCATCTCCCCCTGGAAGAATTCACCCTGGCCGAAGCCCTTAAGGAAGCCGGCTACGCCACTTTCTTCGCCGGAAAGTGGCATCTGGGCGGCGAAGGCTATCTCCCGGAGGACCAGGGTTTCGACATCAACAAAGGGGGCCACCACCGGGGCGGTCCGCCCGGCGGCTATTTCTCGCCCTACAAGAACCCGAAGCTCGAAGACGGCCCCGAAGGCGAGCACCTCCCCGATCGCCTGGCGACAGAGACCATTGATTTCATCAAGGCCCACCGCGACCAGCGATTCCTCGCCTACCTCTCGCTCTACTCAGTCCACACGCCCCTGCAATCCCGGCCGGACCTGAAGGCGAAGTACGAGGCGAAAGCGGCCGCCCTCCCGGATCCCGGACCCATCTGGGGCGTCGAGGGCGATCGCGAGGTGCGCCTCGTCCAGAACCACGCTGTGTACGCCGGCATGGTCGAGGCCATGGACCAGGCCGTCGGCCGTGTGCTCGAAAGTCTGAAACGCCTCGATCTCGAACGCAACACCGTCGTGGTTTTCCTGTCGGACAATGGCGGGCTGTCGACGTCCGAGGGACATCCCACCTCCAACCTCCCCCTGCGCGCCGGCAAGGGCTGGCTCTACGAAGGCGGGATCCGCACCCCCCTCCTCGTCCGCTGGCCCGGAACCACGGACGGCGGCCCGGTCATCAACACGCCCGTCACGACCACCGACTTCTACCCCACCCTGCTCGCCATGTCGGGCCTTCCGCCGCGCCCGGAGCAGCATCTGGACGGTGCCGACCTGACGCCACTCCTCAAAGGCCAGGGCGCGCCGGAGCGCGACACGCTCTACTGGCACTACCCACACTACGGCAACCAGGGCGGCACGCCCGGAGCAGCCATACGCCAGGGCGACTGGAAACTCATCGAATTCTTCGAAGATCGTCCCCCCGAGTTGTATAATCTCGCCACGGACCCCGGCGAACAACGCGATCTCGCCGGCGATCACCCCGAAAAGGCGGTGGAATTGCGCGCCAAACTGGACGCCTGGCAGGCCGAAACCGGCGCACGCTTCCCGAGCCCGAATCCGAACGCGACGCCCCGGTAG
- a CDS encoding redoxin domain-containing protein: MADEGYSAGPPPLNPSGNMGFAITSLVLGILAICLSVLAVGALLGMLGVVFGAVHLAKGRPAARAMAGWGLGLSALGTVAGLSFIGLYTYAFFQILPMFDLDGYEEDFSRWEGVRAPDFTVTDLDGAEVTLSALRGKRVIVDIWATWCPPCVQEIPHFIQLASELTDDLVIVGISDEDEETLRAFAETKGINYVLASSDDLPSPYGDVVSIPTTFFIDRNGVIQQVLTGYHDLEDLREAATAPDFDGEALDAPPVAPDDLVAAERPLEPRQDWAREVADATAMCVGDWNGDGAPEILVADYTPAVHIFDLDGQALGTVPLPETVSVLSMGRHSSGPRLLGHEDWGDAVYVVDGSGETMWTYESWIGINGAHWGDVDGDSDDEMIVGMNGGGGLHLVSADGERRWKKSLGNVWNQSYVRSPDGAVRILATEAGGSVRVFDGEGKQLDSLQPEGEYCSEVLGGLGPGGAIQFMTSGSGRAMLCDVDGTVLWGTPVPDDHGAWRSVTFAHGDIDGDGVGEWAFVGLDDELVVATVAGERLATLPGQEDLMSFAIAAGRLITLSGEILAAYSFEPGAVLEVSPDGALTGEGEEAEMAAPDAPEEVPAEAGAPQAETPDN, from the coding sequence ATGGCTGACGAGGGCTATAGCGCGGGGCCACCTCCGCTCAATCCATCGGGGAACATGGGGTTCGCCATTACGAGCCTGGTGCTGGGCATCCTGGCGATTTGTCTGAGCGTGCTGGCGGTTGGAGCGCTCCTGGGCATGCTGGGCGTTGTGTTCGGGGCGGTGCACCTGGCGAAGGGGCGCCCCGCCGCGCGCGCCATGGCCGGGTGGGGGCTGGGACTCTCGGCGCTGGGTACGGTGGCGGGACTCTCCTTTATCGGCCTGTACACGTATGCGTTTTTTCAGATTCTGCCGATGTTCGACCTGGATGGCTACGAGGAGGACTTCTCCCGCTGGGAGGGGGTGCGCGCCCCTGATTTCACGGTCACGGATCTCGATGGCGCGGAGGTCACGCTGAGCGCATTGCGGGGGAAGCGGGTAATCGTGGATATCTGGGCGACGTGGTGTCCGCCCTGCGTTCAGGAGATCCCGCATTTTATCCAGCTTGCGAGTGAACTGACGGATGATCTGGTGATCGTCGGCATCAGCGACGAGGACGAGGAGACCTTGCGTGCTTTCGCGGAGACAAAGGGGATCAATTACGTGCTGGCCTCTTCGGATGACCTGCCCTCTCCGTATGGCGACGTGGTGAGCATCCCGACGACTTTTTTTATTGACCGGAACGGGGTAATCCAGCAGGTGCTGACCGGGTATCACGACCTGGAGGACCTGCGGGAGGCCGCCACGGCGCCGGATTTCGATGGGGAGGCGCTCGACGCGCCGCCGGTGGCGCCGGATGACCTGGTGGCCGCGGAACGCCCCCTGGAGCCGCGCCAGGATTGGGCGCGGGAGGTGGCCGATGCGACCGCGATGTGCGTTGGGGACTGGAATGGGGACGGCGCGCCGGAAATCCTGGTGGCGGATTACACGCCCGCGGTTCACATCTTTGATCTGGACGGCCAGGCGCTGGGCACAGTGCCGCTGCCCGAAACGGTATCCGTTCTGTCGATGGGGCGGCATTCCAGCGGCCCCCGCCTGCTGGGCCACGAGGACTGGGGTGACGCGGTCTATGTGGTGGATGGGTCGGGTGAAACGATGTGGACCTACGAGAGCTGGATCGGGATCAATGGCGCGCATTGGGGCGATGTGGATGGCGATAGCGATGACGAGATGATCGTGGGCATGAACGGGGGCGGCGGATTGCATCTGGTCTCCGCGGACGGCGAGAGGCGCTGGAAGAAATCGCTGGGGAACGTCTGGAACCAATCCTATGTGCGATCGCCCGATGGCGCCGTGCGAATACTGGCGACGGAGGCCGGCGGATCGGTCCGGGTGTTTGATGGCGAGGGCAAACAACTTGACTCCCTGCAACCCGAAGGGGAGTACTGTTCGGAAGTCCTCGGGGGGCTCGGGCCCGGCGGGGCGATCCAGTTCATGACCTCCGGTTCGGGGCGCGCGATGCTGTGCGACGTGGATGGGACGGTTCTCTGGGGTACGCCGGTTCCCGACGATCACGGGGCCTGGCGAAGCGTGACCTTCGCGCATGGGGATATCGATGGCGACGGGGTGGGGGAATGGGCCTTTGTCGGCCTGGATGACGAACTCGTGGTTGCGACTGTCGCGGGCGAGCGCCTGGCGACCTTGCCGGGCCAGGAGGACCTCATGAGCTTTGCGATCGCCGCCGGACGCCTGATCACGCTTTCGGGGGAGATCCTGGCCGCGTACTCGTTCGAGCCCGGCGCGGTGTTGGAAGTCTCGCCCGACGGGGCGTTGACCGGCGAAGGAGAGGAGGCCGAAATGGCGGCGCCGGACGCGCCCGAGGAAGTACCCGCGGAGGCGGGGGCCCCGCAGGCCGAGACGCCCGATAATTGA
- the ribD gene encoding bifunctional diaminohydroxyphosphoribosylaminopyrimidine deaminase/5-amino-6-(5-phosphoribosylamino)uracil reductase RibD, with product MPSDRTYMDRALLLAARGRGRTSPNPMVGCVVVSDNEIVGEGYHEYAGGPHAEVNAFRDIPRERRKRLTVYVTLEPCAHEGKTPPCVDFLLQEDIVRVVIAMEDPNPLTRGKSMAKLREAGVQVDVGCCEAEARALNEVFVKYITTGRPFVIAKCGMTLDGKIASHTGHSKWITCEASRERVHEIRSQVDGILVGSRTVMVDDPSLTCRLSNGVRKDPTRIILDAGAYLDSKRRIFQLTSEAKTWVAVSEDRDYPAADAVIRVPRGDGGVDMAALMTELGQREIASLLIEGGGTTLASAFSAGVVDKVMFFVAPKILGGRDAITPVEGPGFSTVDEAIQLGRMTAAAIGEDILIEAYVRP from the coding sequence ATGCCTTCTGACCGAACGTATATGGATCGGGCCCTCTTGCTTGCCGCGCGGGGCCGGGGCCGCACTTCACCGAACCCGATGGTGGGTTGTGTTGTCGTTTCCGACAATGAGATTGTTGGCGAAGGCTACCACGAGTATGCCGGCGGCCCCCATGCGGAGGTCAACGCGTTTCGCGACATTCCGCGCGAGCGCCGTAAGCGCCTGACGGTCTATGTGACGCTGGAGCCTTGCGCTCACGAGGGCAAGACCCCGCCGTGCGTTGATTTTCTGCTCCAGGAGGACATTGTCCGCGTTGTCATTGCGATGGAGGACCCGAATCCGCTGACCCGCGGGAAGAGTATGGCGAAATTGCGCGAGGCGGGCGTCCAGGTGGACGTGGGTTGCTGCGAGGCGGAGGCGCGGGCGCTGAACGAGGTGTTCGTCAAATACATCACGACGGGGCGGCCCTTTGTTATCGCGAAATGCGGCATGACGCTGGACGGCAAGATCGCCTCTCACACCGGGCACTCCAAGTGGATTACGTGCGAGGCCTCCCGGGAACGTGTGCATGAGATCCGGTCACAGGTAGACGGGATACTGGTCGGCAGCCGCACGGTGATGGTGGACGATCCGAGTTTGACGTGCCGGCTGAGCAACGGCGTTCGAAAGGACCCGACCCGTATTATCCTGGACGCGGGCGCGTACCTCGACAGTAAACGGCGCATATTCCAGTTGACGAGCGAGGCGAAGACCTGGGTGGCGGTGTCGGAGGATCGGGATTACCCGGCGGCCGACGCGGTAATTCGTGTGCCCCGCGGTGACGGCGGGGTCGACATGGCGGCGCTGATGACGGAGCTGGGCCAGCGTGAGATCGCGTCGCTGTTGATCGAAGGCGGGGGCACCACGCTGGCTTCCGCGTTCAGTGCCGGGGTGGTGGACAAGGTGATGTTTTTCGTGGCCCCGAAGATACTGGGGGGCCGCGACGCGATTACGCCGGTGGAGGGTCCCGGATTCAGCACGGTCGATGAAGCGATCCAGCTTGGGCGCATGACGGCGGCGGCCATCGGCGAGGATATTTTGATCGAGGCGTATGTCCGCCCGTAA
- a CDS encoding riboflavin synthase: MFTGIIEEIGHVASLRGAELAIRASTIVEDLAEGDSIAVNGACLTAVAFDKTEFRVQVSPETFEKTTLGRLKPGEGVNLERAMLPSRRFGGHFVQGHVDGVGEVVGVEDQGEFQLWRFRAPRDVARYLIPKGSVAIDGISLTVVDPVADRFSVAIIPATLRKTVLASRKPGDPVNLEADMIGKHIYHFMHHGKKERISLDFLREHGFAKEA; this comes from the coding sequence ATGTTTACCGGGATTATCGAAGAGATCGGCCACGTGGCCTCGCTGCGCGGCGCCGAACTGGCGATTCGCGCGTCCACGATTGTGGAGGATCTTGCCGAGGGCGACAGCATTGCGGTGAACGGCGCCTGCCTGACCGCGGTGGCCTTCGACAAGACGGAGTTTCGCGTGCAGGTGTCGCCCGAGACCTTTGAAAAGACGACGCTCGGCCGCCTCAAGCCGGGCGAGGGCGTGAACCTGGAACGCGCGATGCTCCCGAGCCGTCGCTTCGGGGGCCACTTTGTCCAGGGGCATGTGGACGGTGTCGGGGAGGTGGTTGGGGTGGAGGATCAGGGCGAATTTCAGCTCTGGCGGTTCCGGGCGCCCCGGGATGTCGCGCGGTACCTGATCCCGAAGGGATCGGTTGCGATTGACGGAATCAGCCTTACGGTCGTTGATCCCGTAGCGGACCGGTTCAGCGTGGCAATCATTCCGGCGACCCTGCGGAAGACGGTGCTGGCGTCGCGGAAGCCGGGCGACCCGGTTAACCTGGAAGCGGACATGATCGGCAAACACATCTACCATTTCATGCACCATGGGAAGAAGGAGCGGATTTCGCTCGACTTCCTGCGCGAGCACGGATTCGCCAAGGAGGCCTGA
- a CDS encoding bifunctional 3,4-dihydroxy-2-butanone-4-phosphate synthase/GTP cyclohydrolase II, producing MPTSIPEILAELRAGRQIILVDDEDRENEGDLVCAAEKVTPEHVNFMARFGRGLICMPMTGEALERLDLPPMTRRNTAPLNTAFHVSFEAARGVTTGISAADRAHSIQVACDPQSGAEDLVRPGHVFPLRAREGGVLVRAGQTEGSIDLMRLAGMRPAAVICEIMSEDGTMARMPELEVFAREHGLKICTIQDIIKYRRAHETLVTRAAETMLPTEFGTFKLVVYETDVDDREHLALVMGDVSASEGEAPLVRVHSECLTGDVLHSLRCDCGEQLHRAMSIIAEEGCGAIVYMRQEGRGIGLVNKIKAYQLQDQGMDTVEANIHLGFDPDPREYGLGAQILTDLGITRMRLLTNNPVKRAGLEGYGLEVVGRVPLQIPANKINERYLNTKREKMGHLL from the coding sequence GTGCCCACATCGATACCTGAAATACTCGCGGAATTGCGGGCGGGCCGCCAGATCATCCTGGTGGACGACGAGGACCGGGAAAACGAGGGGGATCTTGTTTGCGCGGCGGAGAAGGTGACCCCCGAGCACGTCAATTTCATGGCGCGTTTCGGGCGCGGGCTGATCTGCATGCCGATGACGGGCGAGGCGCTGGAGCGGCTTGATTTGCCGCCGATGACCCGCCGGAATACGGCGCCGCTGAATACGGCGTTTCATGTGTCCTTCGAGGCGGCCCGGGGGGTGACGACGGGCATCAGCGCGGCGGATCGTGCCCACAGTATCCAGGTCGCCTGCGATCCGCAGAGCGGCGCGGAGGATCTGGTGCGCCCGGGTCACGTGTTTCCCTTGCGCGCGCGGGAGGGGGGCGTGCTGGTGCGCGCGGGCCAGACCGAGGGATCGATTGATCTGATGCGCTTGGCCGGGATGCGCCCCGCAGCGGTCATCTGCGAGATTATGAGCGAGGATGGCACGATGGCGCGCATGCCGGAGCTGGAGGTGTTCGCGCGCGAGCATGGCCTGAAGATCTGCACGATTCAGGACATCATCAAGTACCGGCGGGCCCACGAGACGCTGGTTACCCGCGCGGCGGAGACGATGCTTCCGACCGAGTTCGGGACTTTCAAGCTGGTGGTTTATGAGACGGACGTGGACGACCGCGAACATTTGGCGCTGGTGATGGGCGATGTGTCGGCCAGCGAGGGCGAGGCGCCGCTGGTCCGCGTGCACTCGGAATGTCTCACCGGAGACGTGCTCCACTCGCTCCGCTGCGATTGTGGCGAGCAATTGCACCGCGCCATGAGCATCATCGCCGAGGAAGGCTGCGGCGCGATTGTTTACATGCGCCAGGAAGGGCGGGGCATCGGGCTGGTGAACAAGATCAAGGCCTACCAGCTGCAGGATCAGGGGATGGACACGGTGGAGGCCAATATCCACCTGGGTTTTGATCCGGATCCCCGGGAGTATGGCTTGGGCGCGCAGATCCTGACCGACCTGGGCATTACGCGCATGCGGCTGTTGACGAACAACCCGGTCAAGCGGGCGGGCCTGGAGGGGTACGGCCTGGAGGTTGTGGGGCGGGTTCCGCTCCAGATACCGGCGAACAAAATCAATGAGCGATATTTGAACACGAAACGTGAGAAAATGGGGCACCTGCTGTAG
- a CDS encoding DUF2007 domain-containing protein: MSEQEEHHGLVSIHACGNDEEANIVISFLAQNGITAQLQTDLPHNVLPVSGDCEVYVHEDDAEEALRLIREQLKRTEGETAE; this comes from the coding sequence ATGAGTGAACAGGAAGAGCATCACGGGCTGGTGTCGATTCACGCGTGCGGCAACGACGAGGAGGCGAATATTGTAATCTCGTTTCTGGCGCAGAACGGGATCACGGCCCAGCTTCAAACCGATCTGCCCCACAACGTGCTTCCCGTCAGCGGGGATTGCGAGGTGTATGTCCACGAGGACGACGCGGAAGAGGCGCTCCGGCTTATCCGAGAGCAACTGAAGCGTACGGAAGGGGAGACCGCCGAATAA